CAGCACAGCATTGATGCGCACAAATTTACTCTGAGTCTCCGCAGCAATAACCTCTGCAAGTGAGGTTTTGCCACAACCAGGGGGCCCATAAAAGATCAGACTACCAAAATTATCCGCTTGAATCAGACGCGGCAACAGACAGCCCTCCCCGACTACATGATCTTGCCCAATCACTTCATTAAGCTTACGCGGGCGCATGCGCACAGCCAAAGGGCGGTGCTTGGGCTCTGAAGAGCGTCCTCCTGAGTCAGCAAAAATATCAGCCTGATCCACATCTATTGGCATCTTAGTATATTCGTGGCTGCGCTCGATCCTTGCAAGTGCGAACAAATCAAGAAAGACTCCCCTACTAACGTCGATTACCCGATGCCACGCCAACACCAGATGCCAACCCGCGCCCCGGCCCTATTTCTACTTGTCGGCATGGTCGCAGGTTTTTATGCAGCCGATCAAATAAGCGCTCCCTTGCCACTGGCCTTGATTCCTGCCCTCCTACTCGCCGCTTTAACTTGCTATCTGGCCGACTCAAAAAATCGACTGTGGTTACTCATCTTTATCGCAGGATGTGCTTTGACAGCGTGGGCATATGGCACACTGCGACTCCCCTTAAAGCCCGAATCGACAGTGCTCGAACTGCCAATTCGAGAGGCCTTCCTCCGCTTCAAAGTGGAACGCGTAATGCCTGCACGTCATGACTACGGCAATGTAAGCGGCATCGCAAAAATCATCGAAGCCAATCCGACGAGCCGCCTAAGCCCTGACGCTAAGCTATTCTTTCGCATAGACTTACCAGAAGCAGAAACATTCAACGTCTTGCGCGGCAGCGTCATTGAAGCGACCGGAGTGCTCTGTCCGCTTTCTCCACAAGTCGCCCCCGACAGCTTTGAAGGCTACTTAAAAGACACAGGGATACACTATCGTTTTGAGCGAACAAGTGGCCTTAAACTCATCGCTCCACCGAGTCCATTTGACCAATTTTGCCAGCAAATGAATGAGAATTTCCAACGCTACCTGCGGCTAGGTGCCCCCGTTGGACAACATTTAGACAGCATCTACATTGCCATGCTATTAGGGCGCAAGGCAGAGCTAAATAACGATCAAAAAGATCGTTTTCGTATGACTGGAACCATGCATTTTTTCGCCATTAGCGGTCTACATATCGGTGTCATTGCCACAGTCATGGCACAATTCTTAATCCTGATTCGTGTGCCGCGTAGAGTGAGCCCCATTATCGGCTTACCTTTATTATATTTATATGTGGAAATCACCGGAGCCTCCCCTTCGGCGGTACGTGCATTCTTGATGGCAGTGTTCTTCTGGTCCAGTTTCGCGTTCACCCGTCAACGCTCACCGCTCGCCGCATTGGCCGCATCGGCAGTTTTCGTGCTCATAATGAAGCCAGACCAATTATGGAGCATTGGCTTTCAGCTATCCTACACAGTAGTGCTAAGTATTTTACTATTTGGATTACCACTTTACGAGATCGCCTCAGAGCGCTGTGCACCGTTTCGCTATTTACCCAAAGCCAATTGGACACGCTTACAACAGATGTATGCATGGGCAGTGGATGCCTTACTGCTCCTGTTCGCGATCAGTTTCTCCGCTTGGTTGGCCAGTGCGCCACTAAGTGCAGCATTTTTTGGCTACCTCTCACCAGGAGCCATTCTACTCAACATGCTTTTAGTCAATCTAGCAGCCTTGGCGATCAGCACAGGTGTCATCTCACTCGCGTTGGCATTGATCGGACTCGAAAGCGTGGCCGGATTTATAAATCATGCCGCGTGGGTGAGTATTCACTTAATGGATCGATTGGTGATCGGAAGCACTAAAGTCCCTGGAACGATTCTTCATTGTAATGGTTTCCTGACTTCGATCGCCTATTTTGGTCTGATTACATACTTCGCTATACTTTTTTGGCTACATCACGAACGCAATAAACGCTCCACACTCAGTTGGTTACTACCTCCAACAGTCATTTTAGTCGCTCTACTCTATGGGCTCAGTATTCTTTGATTGAATAGTAAGTGATAGGCCGCAAAAAAGGCCCGATCACACTTTCGTGCAATCGGGCCATAATACTGGCGATAACCTACTCTCGCACCCCAGCGTGGGGGCACTACCATTGGCGGTTGAGGGCTTAACGAGCGTGTTCGAGATGGGAACGTGTGTTTCCCCTCACCTATACTCACCAGAGTGGCCAAAGCCATAAGAACTACGCGGTTATCGCAAACGTAGCCTATTGTAGGCTTAAAAATTACAGTCATCGTCACAGCGGTCGTATTCAATAGGAATAAACCACATTAGTCATATAAAAAGCTTATCTTCAAAAGAGAAGAAACATAGCAGACAAACACTATCGAGTAATTAGGACCGCTCTGCTTAATGTATTACTACACTTACACATGCGGCCTATCAACCAGGTGGTCTTCCTGGACTCTCAAGGGAAATCTTATCTTAGGAATCGCTTGGCGCTTAGATGCTTTCAGCGCTTATCGGTTCCGTGCTTAGCTACCCGGCGGTACTGCTGACGCAATAACCGGAACACCAGAGGCACGTCATTCCCGGTCCTCTCGTACTGAGGAATGAACCCTTCAAATTTCCAACGCTCGCAGCGGATAGAGGACCGAACTGTCTCACGACGTTCTGAACCCAGCTCGCGTACCACTTTAATTGGCGAACAGCCAAACCCTTGGGACCTTCTCCAGCCCCAGGATGTGATGAGCCGACATCGAGGTGCCAAACTCCGCCGTCGCTATGAACGCTTGGGCGGAATCAGCCTGTTATCCCTAGGGTACCTTTTATCCTTTAAGCGATAGCGGTTCCACGTCCAACTACCGGATCACTTTGACCTGCTTTCGCAACTGCTCGACTTGTAGGTCTCACAGTAAAGCTCCCTTATACCAATATGCTCTAAAGACCGATTGCCAACCGGTCTGAGGGAACCTTCGTAATCCTCCGTTACTCTTTAGGAGGATACCGCCCCAGTAAAACTGACCCGCTAGCACTGTTCCCTAGCCGGATAACGGCTTAGGGTTAGACATCTAACAAACATAGAGTGGTATTTCACTGATGACTCCTCCACACCCTGAAGTGCGGGATCAAAGTCTCCCACCTATGCTACGCAATGAAAGTCAAATGCCAATACCAGCTTACAGTAAAGGTCCATAGGGTCTTTCCGTCCTGCTGCGAGTACGCGGCATCTTGACCGCGACTACTATTTCACTGAGCACCTCTTCGAGACAGTGGCCAACTCGTTGCTTGATTCGTGCAGGTCGGAACTTACCCGACAAGGAATTTCGCTACCTTAGGACCGTTATAGTTACGGCCGACATTCACGGGGGCTTAGACCCGAAGCTCTCACCTCAGGCGTTAACCTTTCCGCATTGGTCACAAGTCACTCCCTATACATCCACTTGCGTGTTAGCAGAGAGCTGTGTTTTTGCTAAACAGTCGGTTGGCCTTTTTCACTGCGGCCTGGCACGAAGCCAGGCGCCCCTTCTCCCGAAGTTACGGGGCAATTTTGCCGAGTTCCTTAAAGAGGTTTCACTCACGCGCCTTAGAATACTCATCCCGGATACCTGTGTCGGTTTGCGGTACGGGCGGCCTAAAGACTAACAACGAAGCTTTTCTTGGAAGCATAGTATCACTCAATCCCACTTGGCCGTAGCCGCATGGTCCCATAATGTTTCACCTTAAAGTAGGGCGGATTTACCTATCCCCACAAGCTACGCACTTAGACACAGACATTCAATACTGTGCTGAGTTAACTTTCTCCGTCACTCCGAAGATCAGACATCTTCAAGCCGGTACTGGAATATTAACCAGTTGTGCATCGGTTACTCCTTACGGCCTCACCTTAGCTCCCGACTAACCCTGGGCGGACGAACCTTCCCCAGGAAACCTTATCCTTACGGCGACATGGATTTTAACCATGTTTATCGTTACTTAAGCCTGGATTATCACTTCCAACCGCTCCAAGAGACCTCGCGATCTCCCTTCGACGCTGTTGGAACGCTTTTCTACCACTCCTTACGGAGTCCACAATTTCGGTATACTGCTTAGTCCCGATCATCTTCGGCGCAAATTCTCTCGATAGGTCAGCTATTACGCACTGTTTAAATGGTGGCTGCCTCTAAGCCAACATCCCTATTGTCTATGAAAATTCACTTCCTTTTCCACTTAGCAGTATTTAGGGACCTTAATTGGTGGTCTGGGCTGTTTCCCTCTCGACTAAGGATCTTATCACCCATAGTCTGACTCCCTTGCTATGTTACAGAGTATTCGGAGTTTGATAAGGGTTGGTACCCGGGTATGGGCCCTAGCCTTTTCAGTGCTCTACCCCTCTGTATAAACGCAAGAGGCTATACCTAAATATATTTCGAAAAGAACCAGCTATCACGGGGTTTGATTAGCCTTTCACTCCTTACCACAAGTCATCGGAACAGTTCTCAAGCTGTACCCGTTCGGTCCTCCACTTCGTTTTACCGAAGCTTCAACCTGCTCATGGTAAGATCACCTCCGTTTCGGGTCCATTACCTGCAACTGAGCGCCCTATTCAGACTCGCTTTCGCTACGCCTCCTCCCCTTAAGGGATTAAGCTTGCTACAGATAATAACTCCCAGGCCCATTATGCAAAAGGTACGCCGTCACCCCACAGGGGGGCTTCGACCGCTTGTAGGCAATAAGTTTCAGATACTATTTCACTCCCTTAACAAGGGTGCTTTTCACCTTTCCCTCACGGTACTAGTTCACTATCGGTCGATACGTAGTATTTAGCCTTACGCCGTGGTCGGCGCAGATTCACACCAGGTTTCACGTGTCTGGTGCTACTCAGGAACATCCTAGGGCTCTTCAAGATTTCGAATACAGGGCTTTCACCTCCTATGGCCGCACTTTCCAGAGCGTTCTTCTATCTATCAGGGTCCCACATTGGAGTCCTACAACCCCGCCAAGATAAATCTCGACGGTTTGGGCTGTTCGGGGTTCGCTCGCCGCTACTAACCGAATCGCATTCGCTTTCTTTTCCTCCGCTTACTTAGATGTTTCAATTCAGCGGGTGTGACTACCATTACCTATTTTATTCAGTAATGGGTGACTGTCTATTACGACAGCCGGGTTTTCCCATTCGGAAATCTCCGGATCAAAGCGTATTTGCCGCTCCCCGAAGCTTATCGCAGCTTACCACGTCCTTCATCGCCTCGTATCGCCAAGGCATCCACTTATTGCCCGTAACAGTTTGCCTGCCGGTTTCTTACTTTTAAAAAGATTAAGTTATTTTTAT
The nucleotide sequence above comes from Coraliomargarita algicola. Encoded proteins:
- a CDS encoding ComEC/Rec2 family competence protein yields the protein MPRQHQMPTRAPALFLLVGMVAGFYAADQISAPLPLALIPALLLAALTCYLADSKNRLWLLIFIAGCALTAWAYGTLRLPLKPESTVLELPIREAFLRFKVERVMPARHDYGNVSGIAKIIEANPTSRLSPDAKLFFRIDLPEAETFNVLRGSVIEATGVLCPLSPQVAPDSFEGYLKDTGIHYRFERTSGLKLIAPPSPFDQFCQQMNENFQRYLRLGAPVGQHLDSIYIAMLLGRKAELNNDQKDRFRMTGTMHFFAISGLHIGVIATVMAQFLILIRVPRRVSPIIGLPLLYLYVEITGASPSAVRAFLMAVFFWSSFAFTRQRSPLAALAASAVFVLIMKPDQLWSIGFQLSYTVVLSILLFGLPLYEIASERCAPFRYLPKANWTRLQQMYAWAVDALLLLFAISFSAWLASAPLSAAFFGYLSPGAILLNMLLVNLAALAISTGVISLALALIGLESVAGFINHAAWVSIHLMDRLVIGSTKVPGTILHCNGFLTSIAYFGLITYFAILFWLHHERNKRSTLSWLLPPTVILVALLYGLSIL